The following coding sequences are from one Rhodocyclaceae bacterium window:
- a CDS encoding cytochrome c-type biogenesis protein CcmH translates to MLATLLCVTAPAPAASTGTGTDGNSAASAPVAPGVARPNAQDPVLEQRLIAVTKELRCLVCQNESIADSHAALAVDMRNEIREQLKSGMTDRQVLDFMVARYGNFVRFRPPLDWTTIALWFGPGLLLLIGLGVLVAQLRHRRTLAEARAVPTLSDAERTALASLATGNDRAMQDDRMGNR, encoded by the coding sequence ATGCTGGCGACGCTGCTGTGCGTGACCGCACCTGCCCCGGCGGCAAGCACCGGCACCGGCACCGACGGCAACAGCGCCGCCAGCGCACCGGTCGCACCCGGCGTCGCCCGCCCGAACGCGCAGGACCCGGTGCTCGAGCAGCGGCTGATCGCGGTGACGAAGGAACTACGCTGCCTGGTCTGCCAGAACGAGTCGATCGCGGATTCGCATGCCGCCCTTGCGGTCGACATGCGCAACGAGATCCGAGAGCAGCTCAAGAGCGGCATGACCGACCGCCAGGTGCTCGATTTCATGGTCGCGCGCTACGGCAACTTCGTGCGCTTCCGTCCGCCGCTCGACTGGACCACGATCGCGCTCTGGTTCGGCCCCGGCCTGCTGCTGCTGATCGGGCTCGGCGTGCTGGTCGCGCAGCTGCGCCATCGGCGTACGCTGGCCGAGGCGCGCGCGGTGCCCACGCTGTCGGATGCGGAACGCACGGCGCTCGCCTCGCTCGCCACCGGCAACGACCGCGCGATGCAGGATGACAGGATGGGTAATCGATGA
- a CDS encoding DsbE family thiol:disulfide interchange protein, protein MNRAWLPLAGFLVLAAFLGIGLTLNPREVPSPLIGKAAPAFSLPTLAEPQKQFSVEDAKGKVWLLNVWASWCTPCLEEHPVIEALSKRGIPVYGLNYKDKPDAATAWLARNGNPYLLSVVDPTGRVGIDYGVYGTPETYLIDKQGVIRFKHVGPLNPQVVERTLLPLIQKLRAS, encoded by the coding sequence ATGAACCGCGCCTGGCTGCCGCTGGCCGGCTTTCTCGTGCTGGCCGCTTTCCTCGGCATCGGGCTCACGCTCAATCCGCGCGAGGTGCCCTCGCCGTTGATCGGCAAGGCTGCGCCGGCCTTCTCGCTGCCGACGCTGGCCGAGCCGCAGAAGCAGTTCTCGGTCGAGGATGCGAAGGGCAAGGTCTGGCTGCTCAACGTCTGGGCCTCGTGGTGCACGCCCTGCCTGGAAGAGCACCCGGTGATCGAGGCGCTGTCGAAGCGGGGCATCCCGGTCTACGGGCTGAACTACAAGGACAAGCCGGACGCCGCCACCGCCTGGCTCGCGCGCAACGGTAACCCCTACCTGCTGTCGGTGGTCGACCCGACCGGCCGCGTCGGCATCGACTACGGCGTGTACGGCACGCCCGAGACCTATCTGATCGACAAGCAGGGCGTGATCCGCTTCAAGCATGTCGGCCCGCTCAACCCGCAGGTGGTCGAACGCACGTTGCTGCCTCTGATCCAGAAACTGCGCGCATCGTGA